A stretch of Patagioenas fasciata isolate bPatFas1 chromosome 4, bPatFas1.hap1, whole genome shotgun sequence DNA encodes these proteins:
- the CDKL2 gene encoding cyclin-dependent kinase-like 2 isoform X2: MEKYQVLGLVGEGSYGVVTKCRNKETGQIVAVKKFLESEEDAAVRKIAGREVKLLKQLRHENLVNLLEVCKKKKRWYLVFEFVDHTVLDDLEAFPNGLDYGRVRKYLFQIIRGIAFCHSHNIIHRDIKPENILVSQSGVVKLCDFGFARTLAASGEAYTDYVATRWYRAPELLVGDIKYGKAVDVWAVGSLITEMLTGEPLFPGDSDIDQLYHITKCLGNLIPRHQELFYKNPLFAGMRLPEVKEAESLDKRYPKLPAAVLDLAKSCLQIDPDKRPSCAQLLQCDFFHKDGFAERFAQELKLKIQKDARDHQLPKKSKISKRDKDDALEERKMLAVQDFSIDPRSRDTKLFKAKRSKADAEKADRSSNLSSFYDSPINPFKISPQTSLKDSSGSLEYAKNTGVVIPPINQNLSPTMAGMGTHNYRTDEKSKKYLNPFLKQRKRSPTGHYSISLTPVTNEKNILQANRKKWEFSKTDVRLPELNHLPELRGAEAWHPRFLKKENRLGSESRVPSLAAIDLHNPSRASQQLSGPLPDASESSFPRVEH, encoded by the exons ATGGAGAAGTACCAGGTGCTGGGCCTGGTCGGGGAAGGCAGCTACGGGGTGGTGACCAAGTGCCGCAACAAGGAGACCGGGCAGATCGTGGCCGTGAAGAAGTTCCTGGAGAGCGAGGAGGACGCGGCGGTGCGGAAGATCGCGGGGAGGGAGGTCAAGCTGCTCAAG CAACTGAGGCACGAAAATCTGGTGAACCTGCTGGAAGTGTGTAAGAAGAAGAAACGGTGGTATCTGGTGTTTGAGTTTGTGGATCACACGGTGCTGGACGACCTCGAGGCGTTCCCGAACGGCCTGGACTATGGCAGGGTTCGGAAATACTTATTTCAGATTATAAGAGGAATAGCGTTTTGTCACAGTCATAAC ATAATCCATCGGGATATTAAGCCAGAGAACATACTCGTCTCCCAGTCGGGAGTCGTAAAACTGTGTGACTTTGGCTTTGCCCGCACGTTAGCAGCTTCTGGGGAAGCTTACACTGACTACGTGGCCACCCGCTGGTACAGAGCTCCGGAGCTGCTGGTGGGAGACATCAAATACGGCAA GGCTGTGGACGTGTGGGCTGTTggctctctgatcacagaaatgctCACGGGAGAGCCCCTGTTCCCTGGAGATTCAGACATCGACCAGCTCTACCACATCACCAAGTGCCTGG GTAACTTAATTCCAAGACACCAAGAGTTGTTCTATAAAAATCCCCTCTTTGCTGGCATGAGGTTGCCTGAAGTGAAGGAGGCCGAGTCGCTGGACAAACGCTATCCCAAGCTCCCTGCTGCCGTGCTGGATTTAGCCAAG AGCTGTTTGCAGATTGATCCTGACAAAAGGCCGTCCTGTGCCCAACTCTTGCAGTGCGATTTCTTTCACAAGGATGGATTTGCTGAAAG ATTTGCACAGGAGCTTAAATTAAAGATTCAGAAGGATGCCAGAGACCATCAATTACCAAAAAAGTCAAAAATCAGCAAAAGGGACAAAGACGATGccttagaagaaagaaaaatgcttgCTGTCCAG GATTTCAGCATTGACCCAAGGAGCAGAGACACTAAGCTGTTCAAGGCAAAACGCTCTAAAGCTGATGCAGAGAAAGCGGATCGATCCTCCAACCTGAGCTCCTTCTATGACAGCCCAATCAACCCCTTTAAAATCAGCCCTCAAACCAGCCTAAAAGATTCCAGCGGCAGCTTGGAGTACGCCAAGAACACCGGAGTAGTTATTCCTCCCATCAACCAGAATCTCTCTCCCACTATGGCTGGGATGGGAACCCATAATTACAG AACTGATGAAAAGAGTAAAAAATACTTGAACCCGTTTCTAAAGCAACGCAAGCGTTCTCCAACGGGCCATTACAGCATCAGCCTCACACCG GTTActaatgaaaaaaacatccttcagGCAAATAGAAAAAAATGGGAATTCTCCAAGACAGATGTGCGTTTGCCAGAACTGAATCATCTCCCCGAACTGAGAGGAGCGGAAG CGTGGCATCCCAGAtttctgaaaaaggaaaatagatTGGGTTCAGAATCCCGTGTCCCTTCTCTTGCTGCTATTGACCTCCATAACCCAAGTCGAGCTTCACAGCag CTGTCGGGGCCTTTGCCTGATGCATCCGAATCCAGCTTCCCCAGAGTGGAGCACTAG
- the CDKL2 gene encoding cyclin-dependent kinase-like 2 isoform X1, with protein sequence MLTAAEPPPAMEKYQVLGLVGEGSYGVVTKCRNKETGQIVAVKKFLESEEDAAVRKIAGREVKLLKQLRHENLVNLLEVCKKKKRWYLVFEFVDHTVLDDLEAFPNGLDYGRVRKYLFQIIRGIAFCHSHNIIHRDIKPENILVSQSGVVKLCDFGFARTLAASGEAYTDYVATRWYRAPELLVGDIKYGKAVDVWAVGSLITEMLTGEPLFPGDSDIDQLYHITKCLGNLIPRHQELFYKNPLFAGMRLPEVKEAESLDKRYPKLPAAVLDLAKSCLQIDPDKRPSCAQLLQCDFFHKDGFAERFAQELKLKIQKDARDHQLPKKSKISKRDKDDALEERKMLAVQDFSIDPRSRDTKLFKAKRSKADAEKADRSSNLSSFYDSPINPFKISPQTSLKDSSGSLEYAKNTGVVIPPINQNLSPTMAGMGTHNYRTDEKSKKYLNPFLKQRKRSPTGHYSISLTPVTNEKNILQANRKKWEFSKTDVRLPELNHLPELRGAEAWHPRFLKKENRLGSESRVPSLAAIDLHNPSRASQQLSGPLPDASESSFPRVEH encoded by the exons ATGCTCACAG CAGCGGAGCCTCCTCCGGCCATGGAGAAGTACCAGGTGCTGGGCCTGGTCGGGGAAGGCAGCTACGGGGTGGTGACCAAGTGCCGCAACAAGGAGACCGGGCAGATCGTGGCCGTGAAGAAGTTCCTGGAGAGCGAGGAGGACGCGGCGGTGCGGAAGATCGCGGGGAGGGAGGTCAAGCTGCTCAAG CAACTGAGGCACGAAAATCTGGTGAACCTGCTGGAAGTGTGTAAGAAGAAGAAACGGTGGTATCTGGTGTTTGAGTTTGTGGATCACACGGTGCTGGACGACCTCGAGGCGTTCCCGAACGGCCTGGACTATGGCAGGGTTCGGAAATACTTATTTCAGATTATAAGAGGAATAGCGTTTTGTCACAGTCATAAC ATAATCCATCGGGATATTAAGCCAGAGAACATACTCGTCTCCCAGTCGGGAGTCGTAAAACTGTGTGACTTTGGCTTTGCCCGCACGTTAGCAGCTTCTGGGGAAGCTTACACTGACTACGTGGCCACCCGCTGGTACAGAGCTCCGGAGCTGCTGGTGGGAGACATCAAATACGGCAA GGCTGTGGACGTGTGGGCTGTTggctctctgatcacagaaatgctCACGGGAGAGCCCCTGTTCCCTGGAGATTCAGACATCGACCAGCTCTACCACATCACCAAGTGCCTGG GTAACTTAATTCCAAGACACCAAGAGTTGTTCTATAAAAATCCCCTCTTTGCTGGCATGAGGTTGCCTGAAGTGAAGGAGGCCGAGTCGCTGGACAAACGCTATCCCAAGCTCCCTGCTGCCGTGCTGGATTTAGCCAAG AGCTGTTTGCAGATTGATCCTGACAAAAGGCCGTCCTGTGCCCAACTCTTGCAGTGCGATTTCTTTCACAAGGATGGATTTGCTGAAAG ATTTGCACAGGAGCTTAAATTAAAGATTCAGAAGGATGCCAGAGACCATCAATTACCAAAAAAGTCAAAAATCAGCAAAAGGGACAAAGACGATGccttagaagaaagaaaaatgcttgCTGTCCAG GATTTCAGCATTGACCCAAGGAGCAGAGACACTAAGCTGTTCAAGGCAAAACGCTCTAAAGCTGATGCAGAGAAAGCGGATCGATCCTCCAACCTGAGCTCCTTCTATGACAGCCCAATCAACCCCTTTAAAATCAGCCCTCAAACCAGCCTAAAAGATTCCAGCGGCAGCTTGGAGTACGCCAAGAACACCGGAGTAGTTATTCCTCCCATCAACCAGAATCTCTCTCCCACTATGGCTGGGATGGGAACCCATAATTACAG AACTGATGAAAAGAGTAAAAAATACTTGAACCCGTTTCTAAAGCAACGCAAGCGTTCTCCAACGGGCCATTACAGCATCAGCCTCACACCG GTTActaatgaaaaaaacatccttcagGCAAATAGAAAAAAATGGGAATTCTCCAAGACAGATGTGCGTTTGCCAGAACTGAATCATCTCCCCGAACTGAGAGGAGCGGAAG CGTGGCATCCCAGAtttctgaaaaaggaaaatagatTGGGTTCAGAATCCCGTGTCCCTTCTCTTGCTGCTATTGACCTCCATAACCCAAGTCGAGCTTCACAGCag CTGTCGGGGCCTTTGCCTGATGCATCCGAATCCAGCTTCCCCAGAGTGGAGCACTAG